In Chloroflexota bacterium, a genomic segment contains:
- a CDS encoding 6-carboxytetrahydropterin synthase gives MYTVAVKRDFIAQHYLIGGDWGPENDLHSHHYFIEVQLHGRTLDPHGYLVDIVDIEANLDALIAEYRDQTLNEMPSFAGLNPSIEHFSRILCETLAGRIQANTLNAITIQLWENEIAWASYRVEI, from the coding sequence ATGTATACCGTAGCCGTGAAACGTGATTTCATTGCCCAGCATTATCTCATCGGAGGGGATTGGGGGCCGGAGAACGACCTGCATTCCCACCACTATTTCATCGAAGTGCAACTGCATGGCCGCACGCTCGATCCGCACGGCTATCTGGTTGACATCGTGGATATTGAAGCCAATCTCGATGCGCTGATTGCTGAATACCGCGATCAGACGCTCAACGAAATGCCATCCTTCGCCGGGCTGAATCCCTCGATTGAGCATTTTTCGCGCATCCTGTGCGAAACCCTCGCCGGGCGCATCCAGGCCAATACGCTGAATGCCATCACAATCCAACTCTGGGAGAACGAAATCGCCTGGGCTTCCTACCGCGTGGAAATTTAG